In the Methylomonas rhizoryzae genome, one interval contains:
- a CDS encoding BufA1 family periplasmic bufferin-type metallophore, whose protein sequence is MKNVNSIVSSALASVIALGALGMQGQAVAGDKPDMEKCYGVVKAGMNDCKTLSNACAGHSMSDGQQDAFVALPKGTCERIVGGTTTAPESK, encoded by the coding sequence ATGAAAAACGTTAACAGCATCGTATCGTCCGCTTTGGCTTCCGTCATCGCCTTGGGCGCTTTGGGGATGCAGGGGCAGGCTGTAGCCGGCGATAAGCCGGACATGGAAAAGTGCTACGGCGTGGTCAAAGCCGGCATGAACGACTGCAAAACCCTGTCCAACGCCTGCGCCGGCCATTCGATGAGCGACGGCCAGCAAGATGCGTTCGTCGCCTTGCCGAAAGGCACTTGCGAGCGCATCGTCGGCGGCACCACCACCGCGCCGGAAAGCAAATAA
- a CDS encoding DoxX family protein: MNSRSMAGIVRPAPRPGAFVFRLGKGLDGLAPLGNLLLRAWVAYAFWVSGLTKIRNWDSTLYLFEYEYKVPLLPPDVAAVLGTAVELLGPLLLSFGVCGRAAALLLFFFNVAAVISYPDLGPAGIEQHKIWGLMLLVCVLQGPGAWSLDAWVCKRFLPER, encoded by the coding sequence ATGAATAGTCGCAGTATGGCCGGGATAGTCCGGCCGGCCCCGCGCCCCGGCGCGTTTGTGTTTCGGCTGGGCAAGGGCCTGGACGGTTTGGCCCCTTTGGGTAATTTATTGTTGCGTGCTTGGGTCGCGTACGCCTTTTGGGTGTCGGGCCTCACCAAAATTCGAAATTGGGACAGTACCCTGTATTTATTCGAATACGAATACAAGGTGCCGCTTTTGCCGCCGGATGTTGCGGCTGTGTTGGGTACGGCGGTGGAGTTGCTAGGGCCTTTGCTGTTGAGTTTTGGCGTTTGCGGCAGAGCTGCCGCGTTATTGTTGTTTTTTTTCAATGTGGCCGCGGTGATTTCCTATCCGGACTTGGGGCCGGCAGGCATAGAGCAACACAAGATTTGGGGCCTGATGTTGCTGGTTTGCGTACTGCAGGGGCCGGGAGCCTGGTCGCTGGATGCCTGGGTGTGCAAGCGCTTCTTGCCGGAGCGTTAG
- a CDS encoding MGH1-like glycoside hydrolase domain-containing protein gives MVNNAEQHRLEQQRQGRENWRLWGPYLAERAWGTVREDYSADGNAWQYFSHDQARSRAYRWNEDGLGGICDQNQHLCFGLALWNGRDPILKERAFGLTGNEGNRGEDVKEYYFYKDAVPSHSYLHYLYKYPQAAYPYARLIEENARRGREQAPFSLLDSGVFADDCYWDVQVEYAKLSPDDLLIRITVANRGAQQATLQVLPTLWFRNTWSWGEADSAKPLLQLESAGDSAWSVKAEHARLGAYRLYGESADEWLFSENDSNHQRLWGGTNASPYVKDAFHRYLIEGDGAAVNPAATGTKFAARYSVTLAGRSETCIVLRLSAQAQEKPLNDAAAVFGLRRREADLFYAGLLADAEADDRRIFRQAMAGMIWSKQYFHFDVLRWLRGDGNTQPPHSRKSGRNARWLHLRAGDVISMPDKWEYPWFAAWDLAFHCIAFSAIDVDFAKDQLELLLKENYLHPNGQIPAYEWAFGDVNPPVQALAALQVFRAERRQRGQGDRNFLQRVFHKLLMNYVWWINSKDGDGLNVFEGGFLGLDNISVFDRSMSLPPGFRLKQADATGWMAMFALNMTLIALELAIDDPDYEDSAIQTYEQFLHIADSIAGNACSGVSLWDAADGFFKDLLVEPNGCYHRVDVFSWVGLIPLFACEIVDQRLLANVPRFRQLLDDHEGGEFHGNFICACPAHENAAGERLLALVDHTMLPAIVRRLFDPAEFLSPYGIRSLSRRHAERRDLGVLPGVGRALIDYVPGESNSGLFGGNSNWRGPVWLPTNYALILALEKFNRFLGEEYKVAAPGLADADLSLRQVIDGLARCMTNLYRPDADGRLPAFPADSPWQFDPLWREHLLFFEYFHGDNGLGLGAAHQTGWTGLLANLLMRCHDADIAGFEVGRELQLGACQGRQYAQSVDTAA, from the coding sequence ATGGTGAATAACGCAGAGCAACATCGCCTGGAACAACAACGGCAGGGCCGGGAAAATTGGCGGTTGTGGGGGCCGTATCTGGCCGAGCGGGCCTGGGGCACGGTGCGCGAGGATTACAGTGCCGACGGCAATGCCTGGCAGTATTTCTCGCACGATCAAGCCCGTTCCCGGGCTTACCGCTGGAACGAGGACGGGCTGGGCGGCATTTGCGATCAAAACCAGCACTTGTGTTTCGGGCTGGCGTTATGGAACGGCCGCGACCCGATCTTGAAGGAAAGAGCATTCGGCTTGACCGGCAACGAAGGCAACCGCGGCGAGGACGTCAAGGAATACTATTTCTACAAGGATGCGGTTCCGAGTCATAGCTATCTGCACTATTTGTACAAATATCCGCAAGCGGCCTATCCCTACGCGCGTTTGATCGAAGAAAACGCCAGACGCGGCCGCGAGCAAGCCCCTTTTAGCCTATTGGATAGCGGCGTGTTCGCCGACGATTGTTACTGGGACGTGCAAGTCGAATACGCCAAACTCAGTCCGGACGATCTGCTGATTCGGATTACCGTCGCCAACCGGGGGGCGCAGCAAGCGACCTTGCAAGTGTTGCCGACTTTATGGTTCCGCAATACCTGGAGCTGGGGCGAGGCCGATTCCGCCAAGCCCTTGTTGCAACTGGAATCGGCCGGCGATAGCGCTTGGTCGGTGAAAGCCGAGCACGCGCGCTTGGGCGCTTATCGTTTGTACGGTGAGTCGGCCGACGAGTGGCTGTTCAGCGAAAACGACAGCAACCACCAGCGGCTGTGGGGCGGGACGAACGCAAGCCCTTACGTCAAAGATGCGTTCCACCGCTATTTGATCGAAGGCGATGGCGCGGCGGTTAATCCGGCGGCGACCGGCACCAAGTTTGCCGCCCGTTACAGCGTGACGCTGGCCGGGCGCAGCGAGACCTGTATCGTTTTGCGCTTGAGCGCGCAGGCGCAGGAAAAGCCGTTGAACGACGCGGCGGCTGTGTTCGGTTTGCGCCGGCGCGAAGCCGACCTGTTTTACGCAGGCTTGTTGGCGGACGCCGAGGCCGACGACCGGCGTATTTTTCGGCAGGCGATGGCCGGCATGATCTGGTCGAAACAGTATTTTCATTTCGACGTGTTGCGCTGGTTGCGCGGCGACGGCAATACTCAGCCGCCACACAGCCGCAAATCCGGGCGCAACGCGCGCTGGCTGCATCTGCGGGCCGGCGACGTGATCTCGATGCCGGATAAATGGGAATACCCGTGGTTTGCGGCTTGGGATTTGGCCTTTCATTGCATCGCTTTTAGCGCGATAGACGTCGATTTCGCCAAAGACCAGTTGGAGCTGTTGCTGAAAGAGAATTATCTACACCCCAACGGCCAGATTCCGGCCTACGAATGGGCGTTCGGCGACGTCAATCCGCCGGTGCAGGCCTTGGCGGCCTTGCAGGTCTTTCGGGCCGAACGCAGGCAGCGCGGGCAGGGCGACCGTAATTTTCTGCAGCGGGTGTTTCACAAATTGCTGATGAACTACGTCTGGTGGATCAACAGCAAGGACGGCGACGGTTTGAACGTGTTCGAAGGCGGCTTTCTGGGCTTGGACAATATCTCGGTATTCGACCGCTCCATGAGTTTGCCGCCAGGTTTCCGCTTGAAACAAGCGGACGCCACCGGCTGGATGGCCATGTTCGCCTTGAACATGACCTTGATTGCACTGGAATTGGCGATAGACGATCCGGATTACGAAGATTCAGCCATACAGACTTACGAGCAGTTTTTGCACATCGCCGACAGTATCGCCGGCAACGCTTGCAGCGGGGTGTCGCTGTGGGATGCGGCGGACGGTTTCTTCAAGGATTTGCTGGTCGAACCGAATGGCTGCTACCACCGGGTCGACGTATTTTCCTGGGTAGGGCTGATCCCGCTGTTTGCCTGCGAAATCGTCGACCAGCGTCTTTTAGCCAACGTGCCACGTTTTCGTCAATTACTGGATGATCACGAAGGCGGCGAATTTCACGGTAACTTCATCTGCGCCTGTCCGGCACACGAAAACGCTGCCGGCGAACGCTTGCTGGCGCTGGTGGACCACACCATGTTGCCGGCCATCGTCCGCCGCTTGTTCGACCCGGCCGAATTTTTGTCGCCCTACGGCATCCGCAGCCTCAGCCGCCGCCACGCCGAGCGCCGGGATTTGGGCGTGTTGCCGGGCGTCGGCCGGGCGTTGATCGACTATGTGCCGGGCGAATCGAATTCCGGCTTGTTCGGCGGCAATTCGAATTGGCGCGGGCCGGTATGGTTGCCGACCAATTACGCCCTGATTTTGGCCTTGGAAAAATTCAACCGCTTCCTGGGCGAAGAATACAAAGTCGCCGCGCCCGGGTTGGCCGACGCCGATTTGAGTTTAAGGCAAGTGATAGACGGTTTGGCGCGTTGCATGACTAATTTGTACCGTCCGGATGCCGACGGCCGCCTGCCGGCGTTTCCGGCCGACAGTCCGTGGCAATTCGATCCGCTGTGGCGCGAGCATCTATTGTTTTTCGAATATTTTCACGGCGACAACGGCTTGGGTTTGGGGGCGGCTCATCAAACCGGCTGGACCGGACTGTTGGCAAATTTATTGATGCGCTGCCACGACGCCGACATCGCCGGGTTCGAGGTGGGCCGCGAATTGCAATTAGGAGCGTGTCAGGGGAGGCAATATGCGCAATCAGTCGACACCGCAGCTTGA
- a CDS encoding SDR family oxidoreductase, giving the protein MSTHPIFRPLQGQRALVTGGNTGIGEAVAQAMADAGAKVMINYLDGRDKADRLADRIRANDGEAMIFKADVGDENQVKSMFDVMIGHWGSVDILVNNAGLQQDAMLVNMSLAQWNKVIQVNLTGQFLCAREAAREFMRRGPQPELSSSVGKIICMSSVHDLIPWAGHVNYAASKGGVSMLMKTMAQELARYKIRVNGISPGAIKTPINWEARDTPEEVDDLLKLIPYNRIGEPDDIAKAAVWLASDNADYVTGTTLYVDGGMTLYPGFDHGG; this is encoded by the coding sequence ATGAGCACCCATCCTATTTTTCGCCCGCTGCAAGGGCAGCGGGCTTTAGTAACCGGCGGCAACACCGGCATCGGCGAGGCGGTGGCCCAAGCCATGGCCGATGCCGGCGCCAAAGTGATGATCAATTACCTGGACGGCCGCGACAAGGCCGACCGGCTGGCCGATCGCATCCGTGCCAACGACGGCGAGGCAATGATCTTCAAAGCCGACGTGGGCGATGAAAATCAAGTGAAGAGCATGTTCGACGTGATGATAGGTCATTGGGGCAGCGTGGACATACTGGTCAACAACGCCGGTCTGCAACAGGATGCAATGCTGGTCAACATGAGTTTGGCGCAGTGGAACAAAGTCATCCAGGTCAATTTGACCGGGCAATTTTTATGCGCCAGAGAAGCCGCGCGCGAATTCATGCGGCGCGGGCCGCAGCCGGAACTGTCCAGCTCGGTCGGCAAAATCATCTGCATGTCGTCGGTGCACGACTTGATTCCCTGGGCCGGGCACGTGAACTATGCCGCCTCCAAAGGCGGGGTCAGCATGTTGATGAAAACCATGGCCCAGGAATTGGCGCGCTACAAAATCCGGGTCAACGGCATTTCTCCGGGGGCGATTAAAACCCCGATCAATTGGGAAGCGCGCGATACCCCGGAAGAGGTGGACGACCTGTTGAAGTTGATTCCCTACAACCGCATCGGCGAACCGGACGATATTGCCAAGGCCGCGGTGTGGCTGGCGTCGGACAACGCCGACTACGTGACCGGCACGACGTTGTACGTGGACGGCGGCATGACCTTGTATCCGGGTTTCGACCATGGCGGCTGA
- a CDS encoding FAD-dependent oxidoreductase, protein MAAETGAKYDARAERAGSRSASGGIMQYDYLVIGSGAGGCAAAYRLGLAGKRVLVLEKGPALPRDGSTLDCDKVIRQGLFKNKQTWRDRRGKRLVPDEYFNAGGKTKWYGAALLRFAEHEFRAEPRFQCLGWPLSYADLEPYYRQAEALLDVRQFEVEADLVEFDRRIEASASGWRSAALPLALHECILQHPQEAAHFDGFASVLGLKADGPSLLQQLPAEAAVEVRVGHPVRRLLGEPGRPQRVAGVELEDGSRFAAAQVVLAAGAMHSPRLLQAYLQCSGLDEELPSARLVGRFFKRHLLTAVLAFSPVGKTDRLRKTLLWLNDDFPHSSVQPLGFGPDALAALLPRCVPKVLARFLCRFAYGFFLQTEDGSHLDNRIDAQSEQPLPTLDYDPARLPAAQREHKGMVKHFCAVLRRAGYLSVSQAIPLTGTAHACGTLICGCDPRGSVVDGYGRVHGFDNLSVVDGSVLPRSSRVNPALTIYAFALRAAEHWIGTEIGRD, encoded by the coding sequence ATGGCGGCTGAAACCGGCGCCAAGTACGATGCGAGAGCCGAACGGGCCGGTTCCCGCTCGGCATCAGGGGGCATTATGCAGTACGACTATTTAGTGATCGGTTCCGGTGCCGGCGGTTGTGCGGCGGCTTATCGCTTGGGCTTGGCAGGCAAGCGGGTGCTGGTGCTGGAGAAAGGTCCGGCCTTGCCGCGCGACGGTTCCACCCTGGATTGCGACAAAGTGATCCGGCAAGGGCTATTCAAAAACAAACAAACCTGGCGCGACCGGCGCGGCAAACGGCTGGTGCCGGACGAATACTTCAATGCCGGCGGCAAGACCAAATGGTACGGGGCCGCGCTACTGCGTTTTGCCGAGCACGAATTTCGCGCCGAACCCCGGTTTCAGTGTTTGGGCTGGCCGTTGAGTTACGCCGATCTGGAACCTTACTACCGGCAAGCCGAAGCCTTGCTCGACGTGCGTCAATTCGAGGTCGAGGCCGATTTGGTCGAATTCGACCGCCGCATCGAGGCGTCCGCTAGCGGTTGGCGTAGCGCAGCGTTACCTCTGGCATTGCACGAGTGCATCTTGCAGCATCCGCAAGAGGCCGCTCATTTCGACGGTTTTGCCTCGGTGCTGGGCTTGAAAGCCGACGGGCCAAGCCTGTTGCAACAGTTGCCGGCCGAAGCGGCGGTTGAAGTGCGGGTCGGTCATCCGGTCCGTCGCTTGCTCGGCGAGCCCGGCCGCCCGCAACGCGTCGCCGGGGTGGAGCTGGAAGACGGTAGCCGGTTTGCAGCCGCACAGGTGGTGCTGGCGGCCGGCGCGATGCATTCGCCGCGTTTGCTGCAAGCCTATTTGCAATGCAGCGGGCTGGATGAAGAATTACCGTCGGCCCGTTTGGTCGGGCGGTTTTTCAAGCGCCACCTGTTGACGGCGGTGTTGGCGTTTTCGCCGGTGGGTAAAACCGACCGCTTGCGCAAGACCTTGCTATGGCTGAACGACGACTTCCCGCATAGCAGCGTACAACCTTTGGGATTCGGCCCCGATGCGTTGGCCGCGTTGCTGCCGCGCTGCGTGCCGAAGGTTTTGGCCCGTTTTTTATGCAGGTTCGCTTACGGTTTTTTTCTACAGACCGAGGACGGTTCCCATTTAGACAATCGAATAGACGCACAGAGCGAGCAGCCCTTGCCGACCTTGGACTACGACCCGGCCAGGCTGCCCGCTGCGCAACGCGAACATAAGGGCATGGTCAAACATTTTTGTGCAGTGCTGAGGCGGGCCGGGTACCTCAGCGTTAGCCAAGCTATTCCGCTCACCGGTACCGCGCACGCCTGCGGCACCTTGATCTGCGGGTGCGACCCGCGTGGCTCGGTGGTAGACGGTTATGGCCGGGTACACGGTTTCGACAATCTGAGCGTGGTGGACGGTAGCGTGTTGCCGCGCAGCAGCCGGGTGAATCCGGCGTTGACGATATACGCGTTTGCGTTGCGCGCGGCCGAACATTGGATAGGCACGGAGATCGGCCGCGATTAG
- a CDS encoding HvfC/BufC N-terminal domain-containing protein produces MNRLLELQREVSRQLLTGISGAADGIVAAGFTPQQRLSIYRNNTLTGLTESLRAVYPVVDKLVGKAFFDRAAREFIQSRPPRAASLIDYGRQFSDWLAVFPGLEQLPYLPDTARLEWAWHQACHAADAGVMDLTVLLAAEAQSLGRAAFKLHPSARFLSSPYPIDQIWQCNQPGAPLQTVDWRQGACHLLLFRQGEQVLICPLAAAEYQFLLALSLGWTLVQATTFALGCAADFDVHAALQRWMPAGLWVECLIH; encoded by the coding sequence ATGAACAGGCTGCTTGAATTGCAACGCGAGGTCAGCCGGCAATTGTTGACGGGCATATCCGGCGCGGCGGACGGCATCGTGGCGGCCGGGTTTACTCCGCAGCAGCGCTTGTCCATCTATCGCAACAACACGCTGACCGGCTTGACCGAGAGTTTGCGAGCCGTGTACCCGGTGGTAGATAAGCTGGTCGGCAAGGCATTTTTCGACCGGGCGGCCCGGGAGTTCATTCAAAGCCGGCCGCCGCGCGCCGCCAGTCTCATCGATTACGGCAGGCAGTTTTCCGACTGGTTGGCGGTATTTCCGGGCTTGGAACAGCTGCCTTATCTGCCGGACACCGCCAGATTGGAATGGGCCTGGCACCAGGCTTGCCACGCCGCCGACGCCGGCGTTATGGACTTGACTGTTTTGTTGGCTGCGGAAGCGCAGAGTTTGGGGCGGGCCGCGTTCAAGTTGCATCCCAGTGCGCGATTTTTGTCGTCGCCCTACCCGATCGATCAGATCTGGCAATGCAATCAACCCGGTGCGCCGCTGCAGACCGTCGATTGGCGGCAAGGGGCTTGTCACTTGTTGCTGTTCCGGCAGGGCGAGCAAGTGTTGATATGCCCGCTTGCGGCCGCGGAGTATCAGTTCTTGCTGGCTTTGTCCCTGGGCTGGACCTTGGTGCAGGCCACGACTTTTGCCTTGGGCTGCGCGGCCGATTTCGACGTGCATGCCGCGTTGCAGCGTTGGATGCCGGCCGGCTTATGGGTGGAATGCCTTATTCACTAA
- a CDS encoding cytochrome P460 family protein — translation MYRNLLGMLLTVTLVQPTAVIAEDLSALTFGSYVGRDGEIRLPPDVRGQWTHLGSWLVADLNAPGHGFHDVYAQPQAVRHYRRTGRFPDGTVLVKEIRAVESGELTTGRAVWAGRARVWFVMVKDGRQRFTGNRHWGEGWGWALFNADQPQTNVSKGFKDSCSACHRPAKSNDWVFVAGYPGLDADRMPEKSHGE, via the coding sequence ATGTATAGAAATTTACTGGGTATGTTATTGACTGTAACGCTGGTACAGCCGACTGCGGTTATCGCGGAAGATTTGTCGGCGCTTACTTTCGGGAGTTACGTCGGCAGGGACGGCGAAATCCGTCTACCGCCCGACGTGCGCGGTCAATGGACGCATTTAGGTTCTTGGCTGGTGGCGGACCTCAATGCGCCCGGCCACGGTTTTCACGACGTATATGCGCAGCCGCAAGCGGTAAGGCACTACCGCCGCACCGGACGGTTTCCGGACGGTACCGTGCTGGTCAAGGAAATTCGGGCGGTCGAAAGCGGCGAACTGACGACCGGCCGCGCGGTTTGGGCGGGCCGCGCTAGGGTTTGGTTCGTGATGGTTAAAGACGGCCGGCAGCGGTTTACCGGCAACCGGCATTGGGGCGAAGGTTGGGGGTGGGCGTTGTTTAACGCCGACCAGCCGCAAACCAATGTTTCCAAAGGCTTCAAGGACAGTTGTTCGGCTTGTCATAGGCCGGCCAAATCTAACGATTGGGTGTTCGTGGCGGGTTATCCCGGCTTGGATGCGGATCGTATGCCGGAGAAAAGTCATGGTGAATAA
- a CDS encoding aminotransferase class V-fold PLP-dependent enzyme encodes MAGRNHLFVPGPTNTPHEVLSAMHVPMEDHRSPIFPNLLKPILADLKHVFRTEAGQCFVYPATGTAGWEVALTNCLNQGDKVLIYRFGQFGHLWANAARNLGFDVEMHEIEWGKGIPLDHLEARLKEDSGHSIKAVLATHNETSTGVTSNIPGVRKAMDAAGHPALLFVDGVSSIASIDFRMDEWGVDGAISGSQKGFMLPAGLAILCFSPKALAAVETSNFPRSFFSLKDMAASNKDGYTPYTPSTPMLHGLKKSLELLLAEGMDNIYARHHRLGEGTRRAVAAWGLSICAQPGFESDTVTAVVVPADKDAREVIATAYRKYNISLGAGLSEVAGKVFRIGHIGDMNDVSMLGAIAGVEMALLDHGFDIKAGSGVGAALDYYRSELK; translated from the coding sequence ATGGCAGGTCGCAACCACTTATTTGTCCCCGGTCCTACCAATACCCCGCACGAAGTTTTGAGCGCGATGCACGTGCCCATGGAAGACCATCGCTCGCCGATTTTTCCCAACCTGCTGAAACCGATTCTGGCCGACCTGAAACACGTATTCCGCACCGAAGCCGGCCAATGCTTCGTTTACCCGGCCACCGGCACCGCCGGCTGGGAAGTGGCGCTGACCAACTGCTTGAACCAAGGCGATAAGGTGCTGATTTATCGCTTCGGCCAATTCGGCCATTTGTGGGCCAACGCCGCTAGAAATTTGGGTTTCGACGTGGAAATGCACGAAATCGAATGGGGCAAAGGCATCCCGCTGGACCACTTGGAAGCCCGCCTGAAAGAAGATAGCGGCCACAGCATCAAAGCGGTGTTGGCCACTCACAACGAAACCTCCACCGGCGTGACCAGCAATATTCCCGGCGTCCGTAAAGCCATGGACGCCGCCGGCCATCCGGCCTTGCTGTTCGTGGACGGCGTCAGCTCCATCGCCAGTATCGACTTTCGGATGGACGAATGGGGCGTGGACGGCGCGATCAGCGGCTCGCAAAAAGGCTTTATGCTGCCGGCCGGCTTGGCGATTTTGTGCTTCAGCCCAAAAGCCCTGGCCGCCGTCGAAACCAGCAACTTCCCGCGTTCCTTCTTTTCGCTGAAAGACATGGCCGCGTCCAACAAAGACGGTTACACCCCGTACACCCCGTCCACGCCGATGCTGCACGGCTTGAAAAAGTCTCTGGAATTACTGCTGGCCGAAGGCATGGACAACATTTACGCCCGCCACCACCGCTTAGGCGAAGGCACCCGCCGCGCTGTGGCCGCGTGGGGCTTGAGCATTTGCGCCCAACCCGGTTTCGAATCCGACACCGTGACCGCGGTGGTAGTACCGGCCGATAAAGACGCCCGCGAGGTCATCGCTACGGCTTACCGAAAATACAACATTTCGCTGGGCGCCGGCCTGAGCGAAGTCGCCGGCAAGGTGTTCCGCATCGGCCACATCGGCGACATGAACGACGTATCCATGCTGGGCGCGATAGCCGGGGTGGAAATGGCGCTGTTGGACCACGGCTTCGACATCAAAGCCGGCAGCGGCGTCGGTGCAGCGCTGGACTACTATCGTTCCGAGTTGAAATAA
- a CDS encoding tautomerase family protein — MEVVHMALRDAFKIVPGDKNVRLIVHEPHRFAYPPAKENPDFYTHISIDAFAGRSLDAKRNLYKAIVNNLEPLGIPKDHVKILLREIPKENWGIRGGQAGCDVELGFKVEV, encoded by the coding sequence ATGGAAGTTGTTCACATGGCTCTCCGTGACGCTTTCAAAATCGTGCCCGGCGATAAAAACGTTCGGCTCATTGTTCACGAGCCTCACCGGTTTGCCTATCCTCCGGCCAAAGAGAACCCGGACTTTTACACCCACATCAGTATCGACGCATTCGCCGGACGCTCTCTCGATGCGAAGCGCAATCTTTACAAGGCAATAGTCAATAACCTAGAACCACTTGGCATCCCTAAAGATCACGTAAAAATTCTTCTCCGGGAGATCCCAAAGGAGAATTGGGGAATTCGTGGTGGCCAGGCTGGCTGTGATGTTGAACTGGGTTTCAAGGTTGAGGTGTAA
- the bufB gene encoding MNIO family bufferin maturase, protein MTHINSTPRHGVAIPARAGIGLRSAHIAEVLATRPAIGWFEVHSENYFGKGGAPLRQLERVRADYPISLHGVGLSLGSVDPLNTRHLQQLRELAARIEPGLISEHLCWSSFGGVYLNDLLPLPYTEATLQHVTERVLRTQDVLGRQILIENPSSYLQFDFSDYGEAQFLNELARRSGCAILLDVNNVYVSCVNHGWDAQVYLRELEAAPIAEIHLAGHSVNRVDGQAILIDTHDAPVCEAVWALYSSACRLFGLKPSLIEWDANLPPLPTLLAEAGRVDAVRECEYEQAA, encoded by the coding sequence ATGACGCATATCAACTCAACCCCGCGTCATGGCGTGGCGATCCCGGCGCGGGCCGGGATCGGGCTACGCTCCGCTCATATCGCCGAGGTGCTGGCAACCCGGCCCGCTATTGGCTGGTTCGAAGTGCATAGCGAAAACTACTTCGGCAAGGGCGGGGCGCCGCTGCGCCAATTGGAACGCGTTCGCGCCGATTACCCCATCAGTTTGCACGGGGTCGGCTTGTCGCTGGGCTCGGTCGATCCCTTAAACACACGGCATCTGCAACAGTTGCGGGAATTGGCCGCACGGATTGAACCCGGTCTGATTTCCGAGCATTTGTGCTGGAGTTCGTTCGGCGGGGTGTATCTGAACGATTTACTGCCTTTGCCCTATACCGAAGCGACTTTGCAGCACGTCACCGAGAGGGTGCTACGAACCCAGGATGTACTGGGCCGGCAAATTCTGATCGAAAATCCCTCCAGTTATCTGCAATTCGATTTTTCCGACTACGGCGAAGCGCAGTTTTTGAACGAATTGGCGCGGCGCAGCGGCTGCGCGATTTTGCTGGACGTCAACAACGTGTACGTGTCGTGCGTCAACCACGGCTGGGATGCGCAGGTGTATTTGCGCGAGTTGGAGGCGGCGCCGATAGCGGAAATTCATCTGGCCGGACACAGCGTAAACCGGGTGGACGGTCAAGCGATTTTGATCGACACCCACGACGCCCCGGTTTGCGAGGCGGTGTGGGCTTTGTATAGCAGCGCCTGCCGCCTTTTCGGTCTCAAGCCGAGCTTGATCGAATGGGATGCGAATTTGCCGCCGTTACCAACCTTGTTGGCCGAAGCCGGTCGGGTGGACGCTGTGAGGGAGTGCGAGTATGAACAGGCTGCTTGA
- a CDS encoding DUF1003 domain-containing protein: protein MRNQSTPQLDTEANRAASIKCPACGGENPADVVFCLNHACHKALGEFRYALEELAADKTWLERLADRVAAFVSRPLFIVLHLLWFSLWIGLNESDSPLLGRFDSFPYDLLSIVLAIEAVLITGFLLISQNHQFNYSEKRAELDYEVSVRCYRKLLELERRLQNLSVVGENEQG from the coding sequence ATGCGCAATCAGTCGACACCGCAGCTTGATACCGAAGCCAATCGGGCTGCCAGCATTAAGTGTCCGGCGTGCGGCGGCGAGAATCCGGCCGACGTGGTGTTTTGCCTAAACCACGCCTGCCATAAAGCGTTGGGCGAATTCAGATATGCATTGGAAGAATTGGCGGCGGACAAAACCTGGCTGGAACGGCTGGCCGACCGGGTGGCCGCGTTCGTCAGCCGGCCGTTATTCATCGTGCTGCATTTGCTGTGGTTTTCGCTGTGGATAGGCCTGAACGAAAGCGATAGCCCGTTGCTGGGCCGTTTCGACAGCTTTCCCTATGATTTGCTGAGCATTGTTTTGGCGATAGAGGCGGTGCTGATTACCGGTTTTTTGCTGATCAGCCAAAACCACCAATTCAACTACTCGGAAAAGCGGGCCGAGTTGGATTACGAGGTTAGCGTGCGCTGTTACAGAAAACTGCTGGAATTGGAGCGGCGCCTGCAAAACCTGTCGGTGGTTGGCGAAAACGAGCAGGGCTGA